A part of Gemmatimonadales bacterium genomic DNA contains:
- a CDS encoding SLC13/DASS family transporter, producing the protein MKRLNPKLVAQVAGPLLFVLILWLGPSELTPEGRKTLGITAWVMTWLITETMPIVATSLLPILLFPLLGIAGTREAAAPYANELVFLFMGGFFLAAALEYWQSHVRLAYQLVLTVGLTSRRAVLGIMLATTFISVWISNTATAAMMYPIALAVGALYPSGTEGDKTRTALMLGVAYAASIGGMGTMISTPPNLVAVGAMRELVGESVTFAEFMMLGGPIVILLTPVCWFLLSFVCFRSTADLGSGAREMLAQRLAALGPIRGGEARVLIIFVITALAWFLRDTKVIGGVTIPGLVAWVPMLSDTGIALGAALTLFIVTGRTREGEVRPLMTWQEARRIPWDILLFFGGGLSIASAIEKHGVTDWLTGQLSGLAGMPPIVIYLGLAVIVVILSELASNMAVAAMMMPIAVALARSLDQPPLVLMMVAAFAASVGFMLPMATPPNTIVFGSGQVSVRNMAKAGFLLDIAAIIVLVLVLGLLVPVVLG; encoded by the coding sequence ATGAAACGACTCAACCCCAAGCTGGTCGCCCAGGTTGCCGGGCCGTTGCTGTTCGTACTGATTCTCTGGCTCGGACCGTCTGAGCTGACCCCCGAGGGTCGCAAGACGCTGGGCATTACCGCGTGGGTCATGACCTGGCTCATCACCGAGACGATGCCGATCGTGGCCACGTCGCTGCTGCCGATCCTGCTGTTTCCGCTGCTCGGCATTGCGGGAACTCGTGAGGCAGCCGCACCCTACGCCAACGAACTCGTGTTCCTCTTCATGGGCGGTTTCTTCCTGGCCGCCGCGCTCGAGTACTGGCAGAGCCATGTTCGGCTCGCCTACCAGCTGGTGCTGACCGTCGGGCTGACCAGCCGTCGCGCCGTGCTCGGCATCATGCTGGCCACCACGTTCATCTCGGTCTGGATTTCCAACACCGCCACGGCGGCAATGATGTACCCGATTGCCCTGGCCGTCGGCGCCCTCTATCCGAGTGGCACCGAGGGAGACAAGACCCGAACCGCTCTGATGCTCGGCGTGGCGTACGCCGCGTCGATCGGCGGCATGGGTACAATGATCAGCACGCCTCCCAACCTGGTTGCCGTCGGAGCGATGCGAGAGCTCGTCGGCGAAAGCGTCACGTTTGCCGAGTTCATGATGCTGGGCGGGCCGATTGTCATCCTGTTGACGCCGGTCTGCTGGTTTCTGCTTTCATTTGTCTGCTTCCGCAGCACGGCAGACCTGGGAAGCGGCGCACGCGAGATGCTGGCTCAGCGGTTGGCCGCACTCGGACCGATTCGGGGCGGCGAGGCCCGTGTGCTGATCATCTTCGTGATCACGGCGCTGGCCTGGTTCCTCAGGGACACCAAGGTGATTGGCGGCGTCACGATTCCCGGACTGGTGGCGTGGGTCCCCATGCTCTCCGACACCGGGATCGCACTCGGCGCGGCGCTGACACTGTTCATTGTGACCGGTCGGACCCGGGAGGGCGAGGTGCGCCCGCTGATGACCTGGCAGGAGGCACGACGGATTCCCTGGGACATCCTCCTCTTTTTTGGCGGCGGTCTCTCCATCGCGTCAGCCATCGAGAAACATGGCGTCACCGACTGGCTGACCGGCCAGCTGTCGGGTCTTGCCGGGATGCCGCCGATCGTGATCTATCTCGGTTTGGCGGTGATCGTCGTGATCCTGAGTGAGCTTGCGTCCAACATGGCGGTTGCGGCAATGATGATGCCGATTGCGGTCGCCCTGGCGCGCAGCCTCGACCAGCCGCCACTCGTCCTCATGATGGTGGCGGCCTTCGCGGCATCCGTCGGCTTCATGCTGCCGATGGCCACGCCGCCGAACACCATCGTATTCGGTTCGGGGCAGGTCAGCGTGCGGAACATGGCCAAGGCTGGGTTCCTGCTCGACATTGCTGCGATCATCGTGCTCGTTCTCGTTCTCGGTCTACTGGTGCCGGTTGTCCTGGGCTGA
- a CDS encoding PDZ domain-containing protein codes for MRPLTRTALALTVGLAVGGAIGFGVGEYRQRTKATAVTTAQVFNHVFNTIRADFVDSLSDAELYTKAAQGIVSTLGDPYSAFLGPADYRAYRDMLRGQGNTYGVSMQMGLTGLRITSVSPNTAAERAGLVVGDYVELVRGASPVGWTPADIATALRADSTTLRLLVRAPADSVGSEVELAAESARLPAVGPVVRLSDSVGYLALRTVSDRAGKELEDALDALDPATLRGLVLDLRGNTGGRLDQAIAIANTFLDPGQRIGEVAKRRLRWGYESRDPARYPTLQLVLLVDRRTASSAEIVAAALRDNERATLVGERTFGKGLIQTTISLGDSIGLRLTTGRWQGPGGRLIAGGLTPDSAVVQSEWERSLRRSLAGRSAVVSDVLEGLVRRRIKAGIGPEAVSLSRTEQDEIRARIRQVGLPLSRQTIRAHLPIFEREVARQLAGASRDPQLAIRYALLADPVVTAGMAVLR; via the coding sequence ATGCGGCCTCTGACTCGAACTGCGCTTGCGCTCACCGTTGGCCTTGCGGTCGGTGGTGCCATCGGGTTTGGGGTCGGCGAGTACCGGCAACGCACCAAGGCAACCGCAGTAACGACGGCGCAGGTCTTCAATCACGTCTTCAACACCATCCGGGCCGATTTCGTCGATTCGTTGTCCGATGCCGAGCTGTACACCAAGGCGGCGCAAGGCATTGTCAGCACCCTGGGCGACCCCTACTCGGCGTTTCTCGGCCCGGCCGACTACCGGGCCTATCGCGACATGCTGCGGGGGCAGGGCAACACGTACGGCGTCTCGATGCAAATGGGCCTGACCGGGCTTCGGATCACCTCGGTCTCGCCCAACACAGCAGCAGAGCGAGCTGGTCTGGTGGTCGGCGACTACGTCGAGCTCGTTCGTGGCGCGTCGCCAGTGGGCTGGACGCCGGCCGACATCGCGACGGCGCTCAGGGCGGACAGCACAACCCTTCGGCTGCTGGTTCGGGCGCCGGCCGACAGCGTCGGGAGCGAGGTCGAACTGGCGGCGGAGTCTGCGCGGCTACCGGCCGTCGGGCCGGTGGTTCGTCTCAGCGACTCGGTGGGGTACCTTGCGCTGCGTACGGTATCGGACCGGGCCGGCAAGGAGCTCGAAGACGCACTCGATGCTCTCGACCCGGCGACGCTGCGCGGGCTGGTGCTCGATCTCCGCGGCAACACCGGGGGGCGTCTCGACCAGGCCATTGCCATTGCCAACACGTTCCTCGACCCGGGCCAGCGAATCGGCGAGGTGGCGAAGCGGCGACTCCGCTGGGGCTATGAGTCGCGCGATCCGGCTCGGTATCCGACCCTGCAGCTCGTCCTGCTGGTCGATCGGCGTACCGCCAGCTCGGCCGAGATCGTGGCGGCCGCGCTGCGGGACAACGAACGCGCAACCCTGGTGGGCGAGCGGACCTTCGGCAAGGGCCTGATCCAGACCACCATATCGTTAGGCGATAGCATCGGACTCCGCCTCACGACCGGCCGTTGGCAGGGTCCCGGCGGTCGACTGATTGCCGGGGGCCTGACGCCCGATTCCGCCGTGGTCCAGAGCGAATGGGAAAGGTCGCTTCGACGGTCGCTGGCCGGCCGGTCGGCCGTGGTCAGCGATGTTCTCGAGGGGCTGGTCCGACGCCGGATCAAAGCCGGCATCGGACCTGAGGCCGTCTCGCTCAGCCGGACCGAGCAGGACGAGATCCGGGCCCGGATCCGCCAGGTCGGCCTGCCGCTGTCCCGGCAAACCATCCGGGCCCATCTGCCCATCTTTGAGCGCGAGGTCGCCCGCCAACTCGCGGGCGCCAGTCGCGACCCGCAGCTTGCGATTCGTTATGCCCTGCTGGCCGACCCGGTTGTCACGGCGGGGATGGCAGTTCTTCGGTAA
- a CDS encoding MgtC/SapB family protein, whose amino-acid sequence MITSDAVFGLVAAALGGTAVGFERQWSGHADGPDAHFAGIRTFTMLGFLGGLSGWLWLEGAAVLAGILLAGVVAFTVGAYIAASRRDIDGTTEAAALIVIAAGILAGMGNAKVAAGIIAVLSVVLLEKSRVHTFVSRIEGAELKAGARFAVMALVILPLLPQGPFGPWGGIRPRELWLLVLFFTGLSFFGHLMRRAVGAHRGYLISGLAGGLVSSTNVTWTFARLSRTEPAFGRALALGIIGANAMLYPRVLAATTVLNPSLVPALLPLLAAPALLAAGVVAVAAWRSRPEESGASDTQQAQAVSRADRNPLQLANALQMALLFQAVLLIVHVAGNRFGQAGLLATAAVLGLTDVDALTISMARQAAPTVSIEMAALALAVGVLSNTALKTGLVILFGTTTVRLIAGGTLLAMIVAGAVAIWLRA is encoded by the coding sequence GTGATAACGTCCGACGCTGTTTTCGGCCTGGTTGCCGCCGCCCTGGGCGGAACAGCCGTTGGATTCGAGCGGCAGTGGTCCGGGCACGCGGATGGTCCGGATGCCCATTTCGCCGGGATTCGCACCTTTACCATGCTGGGCTTCCTGGGCGGGCTTTCGGGCTGGCTCTGGCTGGAGGGGGCGGCCGTCCTGGCTGGGATTCTGCTTGCCGGTGTCGTGGCCTTTACGGTTGGTGCCTACATCGCGGCCAGCCGGCGCGACATCGATGGGACCACTGAAGCAGCTGCACTGATCGTGATCGCCGCCGGGATTCTCGCGGGGATGGGCAATGCCAAGGTGGCTGCCGGGATCATCGCGGTTCTGAGCGTCGTCCTGCTCGAGAAGTCACGGGTCCACACCTTCGTGTCGCGGATCGAGGGCGCCGAGCTCAAGGCCGGAGCGCGTTTTGCGGTCATGGCGCTCGTCATCCTGCCCCTGTTGCCGCAAGGTCCGTTCGGGCCATGGGGCGGGATTCGGCCGCGCGAACTCTGGCTGCTCGTCCTCTTCTTTACCGGCCTGAGCTTCTTCGGTCACCTGATGCGCCGCGCGGTTGGGGCCCATCGCGGCTATCTCATCAGCGGCCTCGCGGGTGGACTGGTGTCGTCCACCAACGTGACGTGGACCTTTGCGCGCCTCAGTCGGACCGAGCCGGCGTTCGGCCGTGCGCTGGCACTCGGTATCATCGGCGCCAACGCCATGCTGTACCCCCGAGTGCTGGCAGCGACGACCGTACTCAATCCCTCGCTGGTGCCGGCGTTGTTGCCGCTGCTGGCGGCGCCGGCCTTGCTTGCAGCCGGTGTGGTTGCGGTGGCCGCCTGGCGATCGCGGCCAGAGGAATCCGGCGCGTCGGACACGCAGCAAGCCCAAGCGGTTTCACGAGCCGATCGGAACCCGCTCCAACTCGCCAACGCGCTGCAGATGGCACTGTTGTTTCAGGCCGTTCTGCTGATCGTGCATGTGGCCGGCAATCGGTTCGGTCAGGCGGGACTGCTCGCCACTGCAGCGGTGCTTGGTCTCACCGATGTCGATGCGCTGACGATCTCGATGGCCCGCCAGGCGGCGCCGACCGTCTCGATCGAGATGGCGGCGCTCGCGCTGGCGGTCGGTGTTCTCTCCAACACGGCCCTCAAGACCGGACTGGTGATCCTCTTCGGTACGACGACCGTGCGCCTGATTGCCGGCGGAACCCTGCTTGCCATGATCGTTGCCGGCGCGGTCGCAATCTGGCTCAGGGCTTGA
- a CDS encoding S9 family peptidase — MHPVIRAVCLMTLLGAVPSAAQQRYTLEQIRSYPFPNELTAASSGARIAWALNEQGLRNIYVAEGPAFTPRKLTSYDQDDGQELTSVSLSPDGRWVVYVRGGDFSSNWDDALPVNPSFSPTPTRVQIWAVPFAGGEPKAIGEGESPVISPRGDRVAYLRGNQIHAAPIDGSAPGKALFTARGSNGSPVWSPDGSRLAFVSNRGGHAFIGVYTDERTPLIWVAPGYARDRSPRWSPDGRKLAFVRVPGAGGAPDSALVRRHSPWSLYSVDLAKPEVATRLWTAPRTLRGSVPTTHGGTNLHWAAGRIVFLSYQDGWPHLYSLPEGGGEPLLLTPGNFMAEHIQMSPDRKWMVFAGNTGPDKLDIDRRHVVKVPVDRAAMEVVTPGAGLEWSPVVTGDGTLAFISATTDRPPLPAVMPLSGGAVRLLGADRIPAAFPAGRLVTPKQVVYRASDGVAVHAQLFEPTTGAGRRPAVIYIHGGPPRQMLLGWHYSDYYTNAYATNQYLASRGFVVLSVNYRLGIGYGYEFHQPERAGVNGASEYLDIKAAGEWLAAQPNVDPKRIGVYGGSYGGYLVAMALGRDSKLFAAGVDIHGVHDRTINRTRNLVSPDRYERAPDADLAAKIAWESSPVSSVSTWTSPVLMIHADDDRNVLFSQSTDLVQRLDRQGVTVESLVIVDDTHHFMRHANWLTVGRATAEFFERYLKP, encoded by the coding sequence ATGCATCCTGTCATCCGCGCCGTATGCCTGATGACGCTCCTCGGCGCCGTGCCGTCTGCTGCGCAGCAACGGTACACGCTGGAGCAGATCCGCTCCTACCCGTTTCCGAACGAGCTGACCGCCGCCAGCTCGGGGGCGCGGATTGCCTGGGCGCTCAACGAACAGGGACTCCGCAACATCTACGTGGCCGAGGGGCCGGCCTTCACGCCGCGCAAGCTGACGAGCTACGACCAGGACGACGGCCAGGAACTCACCAGCGTGAGCCTCTCGCCGGATGGCCGCTGGGTCGTCTACGTCCGCGGTGGCGACTTCAGCTCGAACTGGGACGACGCGCTCCCCGTCAACCCCAGCTTCAGCCCGACGCCGACTCGGGTTCAGATCTGGGCGGTACCGTTTGCCGGCGGAGAGCCCAAAGCAATTGGTGAGGGTGAGAGTCCGGTCATCTCACCCCGCGGCGACCGAGTTGCCTATCTGCGTGGCAACCAGATCCACGCCGCCCCGATCGATGGATCCGCACCTGGCAAGGCGCTCTTCACCGCGCGCGGTTCGAACGGTTCGCCGGTCTGGTCGCCGGACGGGAGCCGGCTGGCGTTCGTGTCGAATCGTGGCGGCCATGCGTTCATCGGGGTGTACACAGACGAAAGGACCCCACTCATCTGGGTGGCGCCGGGCTACGCGCGCGATCGATCGCCGCGCTGGTCGCCAGATGGGCGCAAGCTGGCCTTCGTTCGGGTTCCCGGGGCGGGCGGCGCGCCCGATTCGGCCCTGGTCCGGCGGCATTCGCCCTGGTCACTCTACTCGGTCGACCTCGCCAAGCCGGAGGTCGCGACGCGGCTCTGGACCGCCCCTCGAACGCTGCGCGGCTCGGTCCCGACGACTCACGGCGGCACCAACCTTCACTGGGCAGCGGGGCGCATCGTCTTCCTGTCGTACCAGGACGGCTGGCCTCACCTTTATTCCCTTCCGGAAGGCGGCGGTGAACCACTCCTGCTCACGCCTGGGAACTTCATGGCCGAGCACATCCAGATGTCGCCGGACCGGAAGTGGATGGTGTTTGCGGGCAATACCGGGCCGGACAAACTCGACATCGATCGCCGGCACGTGGTCAAGGTGCCGGTCGATCGGGCCGCGATGGAAGTCGTGACGCCAGGCGCCGGCCTGGAGTGGAGCCCCGTCGTGACCGGCGACGGCACGCTCGCCTTCATCAGTGCCACAACGGATCGCCCCCCGCTTCCGGCGGTCATGCCCCTGAGCGGAGGTGCGGTGCGTCTGCTCGGTGCGGATCGAATCCCTGCCGCGTTTCCGGCCGGACGGCTGGTGACGCCCAAGCAGGTGGTCTACCGAGCGTCGGACGGGGTGGCAGTGCATGCGCAGCTGTTCGAGCCCACGACCGGCGCCGGCCGGCGGCCGGCCGTGATTTACATCCACGGCGGCCCGCCGCGTCAGATGCTGCTCGGCTGGCACTACTCCGATTACTACACCAACGCGTACGCGACCAACCAGTACCTGGCGAGCCGCGGATTCGTGGTACTCTCGGTCAACTACCGGCTCGGCATCGGCTACGGCTACGAGTTCCACCAGCCGGAGCGTGCCGGGGTCAACGGCGCGTCCGAGTATCTCGACATCAAGGCCGCAGGCGAGTGGCTTGCCGCGCAACCCAATGTCGATCCGAAGCGAATCGGCGTGTATGGCGGATCCTACGGCGGCTATCTGGTTGCCATGGCACTCGGTCGCGACTCGAAGCTCTTCGCGGCTGGTGTCGATATTCACGGAGTCCACGATCGGACCATCAACCGAACCCGGAACCTGGTCAGTCCCGACCGCTACGAGCGCGCACCCGATGCCGACCTGGCGGCCAAGATTGCCTGGGAATCATCACCGGTGTCGAGCGTTTCGACCTGGACCTCACCGGTCCTGATGATCCATGCCGACGACGACCGCAACGTGCTGTTCAGCCAGAGCACCGACCTGGTGCAGCGGCTCGATCGGCAGGGCGTCACCGTCGAGTCGCTCGTCATCGTCGACGACACCCACCATTTCATGCGACACGCGAACTGGCTGACCGTCGGGCGAGCGACCGCGGAGTTTTTCGAACGCTACCTCAAGCCCTGA